A window of Sedimentibacter sp. MB31-C6 genomic DNA:
GTTCTTTCCCAGTAATGTAATCAGTATTTACTAAGATCATCTTCCTCACCACTCCTTATTTCTTTGATTCGTTCAACAAGAACGTATATACAAACTCCCGCTAATATCAAAGGGATGACACCACCCAATAATTTAATAAGCAAAGGAATTCCTTCCACAAAAGCACACAAAACAGCAAATCCTATATAGTACAATACAATAACAGTGGTTATCACTATCGGAGCAATTAACTTTTTTTTGTTCATATTTTTTCACCTCATACTATTATATCTCAAAATTCCAGCAAAATTATTTTCAGCTGTTTAAAACAATCATAACTTATTATTACAAAAATCTCCATATGTTTTTGTAACTTATTATATTATTAATGTAAAATATGCTTCTAGCACTTACTATTACAACGTTCATCTCATTGATTAAATATATTATTAGTCAGGATATTATGGAGAGTTTAAAATTCAGATTTGCAGAAAGTTATTTCATAGTTAAACATAGATTTCCATGATATTGAAGATAAAACAATCTCCTCACTGCCGATTATGGTAATGAGGAGATTACATGTTTTATTTCTTCTTTACTGGAATCCAAATCTCAGAATAATAGTTTTCATCCTGTGTTCCATTTGGATATTTATCAGGTGCATCATACATCTCAACACAATAGCCAGCAGCAAATTCGTATTCTTTAAGTGCCGGAAGCCATTCTGAAAAGATCTTTGTATTTACATTTTGCAGTGCAACTGGCATAGGTCCAACACAAGGAAATACAGCCCATGTGAATGCTGGAATTGTTTTTGTAATTAAACATTCAGGAATTTCATTCGTTGGATTGTAGATATCGGCAATCAGGTATTCGAAACTTTCATTTCCCATTTGCTCGTCAATATTAATCCCATACATTCCACATACATACTTACCATTCCCCTTAGCAAAATGTTCCTGCCAGAAATGAGGAACTTCTTGTTTCGCGTTTTCATACTTAAACTTTTTTGATGCAGCAAGTACAGTGAAACTGTCTTTCTCAATAATTTTATAATCCATAAGATAACCACCTTTCAAAGATATTTCTAATTTAAGCGGTGCAAAAGACTTTATTAGTATTCCGTCCTTTTTAACCATGGAAGGTGCAATTCCATGAAACCGAGTGAATGCTTTTGTAAAGCTATCGGGTGAATCATATCCGTATTTCATCCCTACATCTATGACCTTGGCATCAGTTGTAGCAAGTTCTCCACCTGCAAGCGCGAGTCTCCGATTTCTTATATATTCCGTTACAGTTAAACCACATAACATGCTGAATCCTTTTTGAAAATAGAAAGATGATATACATACATGTTTTGCAACATCATCAGCCGATATATCATCTGTAATATGACTTTCTATATACTCAATTGCCTCGCTAATAGAATTCATCCATTCCATAACTATCACCTCCTGCTTTATTGTCATTATATCTCATTGAAAGTAATTATTCCCGACATTGCTTGCTTTCTTTTGTCAATGAACGACTGCCTAATAGAGCTTGCCAGCTGCTTTTATAATCTTTTTTCTTTAACATATTTACCTAATGTTCTAATCAAGATTAATTTCGAAATATGGTTCATCCACAAAGCCAGTGTCTTCATACTGCCTGTAACCATTTTGAACAAAGCCACATTTTTTCACCATATTTAGTGAAGAATGGCCTGAGCCTACTATACCTACTATTACAATTTTAGCCGCACCAACAAGTTTATGCTTAGCTGGATATATGAACTCATATGAAGCTAAAGGCACATTTCTTGTATATATCTTGCTAATTGTTTCTCAAGTTTTATATTGGGGAGTAATACTTTATTTGCCAAAGATACTAAGGTTGAAGTTTTATCCAAGCTACTCTGGATTAACTTTCCCATTAGTTATAAGTGGAATATCATTAAAGCTGACAAATGGATTCTTTACAAAATCCGGAAACCCTATATCTTTTCTTCCTACATTAGTAACTATTGAAGAAGTAATTGCTACAGCTGCATGTGTATATACACTAATAAGATATATTAGATTCTTATTTGTATCTGAAAAAACACAATTAAATAAATAAAAATATAAGATTTGAATTTACTTTATCCTTAAAAAATTTGAAAATTAATAGAAAATTATTTTATTTTGGAGGAAAAATATGGATATTAAAAACAGTGTAGATCTAATTGAATCATATTTAGATTTAAATCGAAAACCAGTAGGGATTAAATTATTCTTTGATAAAGCTGAATTTGAAAACTTCGATGTTACTCAAAAAGATCGTAAAGTAACATATTGTAATTCTGTGCAGCTTGCAAGCAAAGGAAAATCAATGAAACTTACACAAGAAAATCAAGCATGTCCTAATGGAGCAATGGCTCTAAAAATGAAAGAGATACCAGAACCAATGACAACTGGAAAGTCTAGATTTAACAAACATATTTATAAAGATATAGAAACATCAAAAAATATTAGTGATAATATGCTTTTCTTAAAAGAAGTACCGGTAGGTATAGCAGTAATGCCTCTAGAAAACTACAATGAAGCTCCTGATGTTGTCATAGTTGTTGGCAGCACCTATAATATTATGAGAATGATACAGGGACATGGCTATTTTAATGGTTATACAAATAACTTAAGAACTGTTGGACTACAAGCGGTATGCCAAGATTTAACAACCTACGTTTATAATACTCAAGATATTAATATCTCTTTATTATGTCCAGGAACACGTTTAGTTGCAAACTGGCAGATTAATGAAATAGGAATTGGTGTCCCTTTTAATAAATGGTATGAAGTTGTACAAGGAGTTATTGAAACAACTAATCCTTTTGAAAGAGATAAAAATAAGAAAGCTATTAAAAAAAGATTAAATGAACGTGGATTAGATACAAGCGGTATCAAATTTGGTCAAAATTATGATGATGGATCATATACAGGTGGAATAATAAAAGCAATATAAATTTTAAAGCATTAAATTTTAAACCCTGAAATAGCTTTAACGAGCCATTTTTCAGGGTTTTTAAATTAACACATCCTTTGCCTCTTTCTTATCAATTAACCTTGCATGCTGTCCATTTTCTGCAAGGGAACGGGCAACATTTCCAAAGGTGAGACAAACATCCAACGGCGCATTTATTTCACATGGGTGCCCTGCATGTAACATCTTATGTCTACAATAACAAGTTCCAACACCTATATGAGTTGCTTCCTCAATAATATGGCTTGCTCTTTCATAATCTAAAATATGAATAATATTTTCATTGGTCAAAATAGGTTCCTGTACATAAACTCGTCCGAGATGCGTCTCTGTTGCAAAAAATAAGTCCTTAACAAAATCTTCTTCTACATTCATGTATTGATAGTACAATTCACTTAAATATTTCTGATCAATATCGCCTCTTGTACGCATCAATGCAAATTCAATAAAACCTGCCATTGGTGGTGGCATTACAAATTGACGTACCCCCTTATAAAATGAGTCCACAAGTAACGCCTTAGCGCAAAGATGCTCTAAAAAAGCTTCTGCTTTTCCTTCATCGATACTCCAAATTTTTGCTGCTTTCTTTAGTCACACTAGGTTTGTATCCTTTGTCTATTAATCCAAGCCATATATGACATGCGCAAATACCTATATCTACGTTTTAGTGTTCCCATCCTAGAAGCGTAATACATATTACTCGTCTATATCCGTAACCCAAATAATTCCCTGTCCGCCGTCAACTACAACTTTATCGCCTGTTTTAAGTCTAAGTGTAGCATTACCACATCCTACAACCGCAGGAATACCAAGTTCTCTAGCTACAATGGCAGCATGAGATAGTGGTGCACCTACGTCAGTAATCACCGCGGCAGCTCTTGGGAAAAGTGGAGTCCACCCAACATTAGTAGTCGTAGCAACAAGAATTTCGCCTG
This region includes:
- a CDS encoding AraC family transcriptional regulator, producing MEWMNSISEAIEYIESHITDDISADDVAKHVCISSFYFQKGFSMLCGLTVTEYIRNRRLALAGGELATTDAKVIDVGMKYGYDSPDSFTKAFTRFHGIAPSMVKKDGILIKSFAPLKLEISLKGGYLMDYKIIEKDSFTVLAASKKFKYENAKQEVPHFWQEHFAKGNGKYVCGMYGINIDEQMGNESFEYLIADIYNPTNEIPECLITKTIPAFTWAVFPCVGPMPVALQNVNTKIFSEWLPALKEYEFAAGYCVEMYDAPDKYPNGTQDENYYSEIWIPVKKK
- a CDS encoding DUF169 domain-containing protein, producing MDIKNSVDLIESYLDLNRKPVGIKLFFDKAEFENFDVTQKDRKVTYCNSVQLASKGKSMKLTQENQACPNGAMALKMKEIPEPMTTGKSRFNKHIYKDIETSKNISDNMLFLKEVPVGIAVMPLENYNEAPDVVIVVGSTYNIMRMIQGHGYFNGYTNNLRTVGLQAVCQDLTTYVYNTQDINISLLCPGTRLVANWQINEIGIGVPFNKWYEVVQGVIETTNPFERDKNKKAIKKRLNERGLDTSGIKFGQNYDDGSYTGGIIKAI